The sequence ACCATCACCGCGGCGCACGCGCCCAGGCGCAGCGTGGCGAACGCCGTCAGGGGCGTGGGCACGAGCCCCGGAAACACGAGCGCGGGAATGCCCTCGGCGGCCAGCACGCAGGCGGTGTCCTCGGCGAACTCGGCGCTCATGCGGCGCCCATCCCGGCCGATGACGACCCCGCGCGAGGCGGCCTCGGGCACCTGGGCCTTGAGGTAGCGCGCCAGCCCCGCCGAGGTGCGGCGCACCACGGCCCGGTTCATCCGGTTGGGGCCCGCGCCCAGCACGCCGCGCAGGCCCGCGGTGCCGAACTCCAGGTTGCCCGCGAAGCGGTCGGCCAGGTCCGCCGTGTCCCCCTGGGCCAGCACCCGGCCCAGCTCCTCGGCCGTCGTGGGGTCCGGGTCCGCCTTGCGCCACGCCTCTGCCTGCTCTCTCAGTCCCATGGTGCTCATATGCCCCTCCGCTCCCCCAAGGGCGCACGCGCCCCGTGCGCCACGCGTTCAGGTGTAATCGGTGAGCTTGCGCCGCGTGGGCCCGCCCTTGGGCTTGTCCTTGTTACCCTGGCAGTCCACGCAGAACTCCACGTAGGGCACGGCCTTGAGCCGGCCATAGGGCAGCTCGTCCCCGCACTCCTCGCACTCGCCGAAGCTGTCCGGATCATTGCGCAGCTTGCCCAGCGCCTTCACCACGCGCGCCAGCATCCCGTCCGTGTTCCGGTTCCGGCTGGAGGCGATGGCCTGCATCATCTCGTTGAGGGGCTGCTCGTCCTCATCCCCGCCAATGCGCGCATCGTCGGTGCGGTTGGGTTCGATCTTCAACGGCACCTTGCCCGTCAATTCCGCATGCAGGGCCAACAGCAGGGTCCGCATTTCCTCTCGCTGAGCGTCCGTCACAGGGGCTCCCGGGCCTCACGGGTTGCGTAGGAGGTTCAATACTTCGCGGTGGACTTCTGGCCGCTGACGATGGCCACCGAGGCCGACGCGCCCAGCCGGTTGGCCCCCGCCTGAATCATCTTCATCGCGTCCTCGGCGGAGCGCACCCCGCCGGAGGCCTTCACGCCCACGTCGTCGCCCACCACCTCGCGCATGAGCGCCACGTCCTCCACGGTGGCCCCGCCGGAGCTGAAGCCCGTGGAGGTCTTCACGAAGGCGGCCCCCGCGGCCTTGGCCAGCACGCAGCCGATGATCTTCTCCTCGCGCGTGAGCTGGCTCGTCTCCAGGATGACCTTCACGGGGTACGGGCGGCTCGCGCCCACCACCTGGGCGATGTCCTCGTGCACCTGCGCGTAGTCCCGGGACTTGAGCGCCCCGAGGTTGATGACCATGTCGATCTCCCGCGCCCCGGCGCGGATGGCCTCGCGGGCCTCGAAGGCCTTGGCGCTGGAGAGCGCGGCGCCCAGCGGGAAGCCCACCACGGCGATGGGCACCGTCTTCGAGCCCTCCAGCACGCGCGCCACCAGCGCCACGTTGGACGAGTTCACGCACACGGTGGCGAAGCCGTGCTGCCGGGCCTCCTCGGCCACCTTGAGGAGATCCTCGCGGCTGGCCTCGGGCTTGAGCAGCGTGTGGTCGATGTACGGCGCCAGGTCCGCGCCCGTGCGCAGGGCCTCCGGGGACACCCGCGCCGTGGCCACCTTCACCGAAGGCCCGGGGCCTTCGCCCGGGAGTGAAGGCCGCCCGCCGTCCGAGGGAGCGCCTGGAGGGGTGAGAGGGACTTCGTTCATGCCTGCCCGCGCGGAGATGGTGTCAGCCTCGGCCATGGCGGCGGATGTAGCCTAGATGGGGCCCCCTCGGGAAGCGCCCGGACGCGGCGGGGCCCCCATGCGCCCAGTGCCGCACACCCGGGGCAGGCGGTAGAGTCGCCGGGTGATGGTTCTCCCACCGCGGCTCTGTCTGCTTTTCATCCTCCTGCTGGCCTCGGTGGGGCTGGCGGCCCCCGCGCCCGCGCCCCCGGGCAAACCCCTCACCGTGCACTTCTTCGACGTGGGCCAGGGGGACGCGGCGCTCGTCATCTCGCCCACCGGCAAGACGGTCCTCATCGATGGCGGCCCCCCGGAGGCCGGCCCGCGGCTGGTGGAGCGGCTGCGCCAGCTCGTCCACGCCCCGTTGGATCTCGTCATCCTGACCCACCCGCACCTGGATCACCTGGGGAGCATGCGGGACGCCATCCAGGCCGTGGGGGCGCGGCGCTTCATGGACCCGGCGTTCGACCATCCGAGCGCCGCGTACCGGGACCTGCTGGAGTTCGTGGGTAAGGAGGTGGGCCAGGTGATGACCGCCAGCCCCAACCCGAAGGCGCCCAGCACGTTCCTCACCATCGGGCTGGGCGAGGGCGTGCAGCTGACGCTCTACTGGCCCCGCCATCCGCTGGAGCCCTTCCTGAAGGACACCCGGTCCGATGCGAACTCCAACTCCATCGTCGCCCGGCTCTCCTATGGAAAGACGTCCTTCCTCTTCACCGGCGATGCGGAGCCGGACACCGAGCAGGCCCTGCTCCAGAAGAACCTCCCCCTGGCCTCCACCGTGCTGAAGGTGGCGCACCATGGCGGAAGACACTCCTCCACGGCGCCCTTCCTGGCCGCGGTGAGCCCCCAGGCGGCCGTCATCTCCTGCGGCGCGAACAACGAGTACGGCCACCCCAACCCCGAAGCGCTGGAGCGCCTGGCGGGCGTGGGCGCGCGCATCTTCCGGACGGACTTGCAGGGGGACATCCAGGCCCTCAGCGACGGCACCACCGTCACCTTCCAGACCGGCCGCCCGGCGGCCCCCGCCAGGCCCGCCCCCTCCCCGGAGCGCCCCGCCGCCACCGCCGCCCCGGAGGCCCCGCGCTACATCAGCCTCAAGGGCAGCCAGGTCTTCCACCGGGAGGACTGCGCCACGCTCAGGCGGGCGAAGACGAAGGAGCGGAAAATCTATACCCGCCGCGCGGACGCCCTCCGGGAACGCCGGGCCGCCGAGGACTGCCACCCATGAACGCGCGCCTGCTGCCCCTGCTGGCCCTGCTCCTCGCCACCGCGTGCCAGGAGCCGCCCGCGCCCCCCGCCCCGCCCCCGGCGCCCCCGCCCCCCGCGGCGAAGCGCTACTTCGCGAAGCCCGCAGATGGAAAGCTCCACGTCTACTTCCTGGACGTGGGCGCCGGGGATGCCGCGCTCATCGTCTCGCCCGAGGGCCACACCGTCCTCATCGACACGGGCCCGGCCGCCTCCCTCAACTACCTGGTCAACCGGCTGCCGGAGCTGCTCGCCACCCGGTTGGATCTCGCCATCCTCACCCACCCCGCCCCGGACCATTACGGCGCGCTCGAGGCGGTGCAGAAGGTGGCGGACATGCGCCGGCTGCTCGAGCCCCAGCTGCCCGGCACGGCCCCCGAGTACGACGCCCTGCTCACGGCCCTGGGCACCCGGGGCGTGGAGATCTTCTCCCCGGCCCCCAACCCCAGCCACCCCAACGAGCCGATGCGCCTGCCCCTCGGCGGGGGCGCGGAGCTGACCGTGCTCTGGCCGCGCGCGCCCACCGAGCCCCTGCTGGCCGTGGAGGGCGCCGGGCACGCCGCCAACTCCATCGTCCTGCGGCTCACCTATGGGGAGACCTCGGTGCTCTTCATGGGGGATGCCCGCGCCGAGACGGAGGCCCTGCTGCTCAAGCGCCAGGAGCCCCTGCGCGCCATGCTCCTCAAGGTGGGCGCGCACGGCGCGGCGCTCGCCACGAGCGCGGAGTTCCTCCAGGAGGTCCACCCCCAGGCCGCCATCCTGAGCCTGGGCACGCAGGGCCCCCCGGACCTGCCCGCGCCAGACACGCTGGCGAGGCTGGAGGCCGCCAAGGCCACCGTGTTCCGCACGGACAGGGATGGAGAGATTCACGCGGTGAGCGACGGCAAGCAGTTCGTGCTCACCCCGCAGCGGCTCCCGCCCGGGAAGAGCACCCTCGCCGAGCACGTCTTCGTGCCCGAGGAAGAGGAAGCGCCCCTGGCCGTGCCGCTCGTCGCGCCCTCCAAGCCGGAGCCCGTGAAGGCCCCCCCGGTCCCCGCCAAGACCGTCTCCGGGAAGACACGCGAGGGCGAGGACCTCTCCCGCTTCGGGCAGGTGGTGGACATCGATCAGCTGCCCAAGGCGGAGCGCACCTCCCGGCAGCCCGCGAAGCCCAAGGCCACCGCGGCCACGGAGCGCTATGTCGCCAGCCGCAAGAGTGACGTCTTCCATGTCCCGGAGTGCCGCAATGCCAAGCGAATCTCGCCGGAAAACCTCATCACGTTCCGCACCCGCGAAGAGGCCGCCAAAGAGCGGCGGCCCGCCCGGGACTGCAACCCCTAGGAAAGCCAAGGGCCGCGCCATGAGCCACGCCACCGTGGATCGCTTCGAGGAGGACCTCGCCGTGCTCATCGTGGACGGCCGCGAGGTGACGCGTCCCCGGGCCGGGCTGGCCGCCGGCGTGCGCGAGGGAGACGTCATCGATCTGGCCACGGGCCAGGTGGACGCGAAGGCCACCGAGGCCCTGCGGGAGGAGGTGCGGCAGGCCCGCCAGCGCGCGAGCCGCTCATCGCCTCCCCCCGGAGACTTCGACCTCTAGGGCTACAGCGCCCCGGAGGACAGAACGAGCGGAATCTCCAGGTCCACGTCCTCCCCTGCCTCGAAGGGGGGGAAGACCATCCGCTTGGCGCTCTTCTTGATGCAGTCGCCCACCGGGGACTTGTCCAGCTCCTTGCGGTCCAGCGAGGCCTTCTTCACGGTGCCCGAGGTGCCCACGGTGGCCGTGAGCAGCACCTTGCCGCCCCGGAACGAGGGGTTCTTGCGGAGCTCGCGCTCCACACACCCCTGGATGGCGCCCTGGGAGCTCTCCACCACCCGCTTCACCTCTTCCTGAGGAGGCCCCCCCTTGCCCGCGGCGCCCTTCGCCGCCGCGTCCTCCCGGACGGCGGGCCCCTCATCCTCCTTCTCAGAGTCCGCATAGATGGCCTCCAGCCCTCCAGTGGCCTTGCCCGTCTCCGGGTTGGCGGGCGGCGGCGGGCCACCCTCCGGCTTCTGCGCCCCCTGGGGCTTCTTCTCCGCGGGGGGCACGGGGGCGCTCTGAGACTTGCGGCCCATGAGCCGGTCCCGCAGCTCGCTGACGCCCTCGCCCGAGAAGAACAGGGACTTCTCGACGGTCTCGCCCTTGGCGTTCACCACCTTCACCTTGGGCACGAAGTTCAGACGGTCCGCTGCGAAGACGCCGCCGACTACCAGCGCCACCGGCACCAGGATGAAGAGCGCCACCTTCCAGATGGGATTCCGCCGGGTGACGCCCGACTGCACCATGAAGTGGCGCGTGTCCTCGACGGGTTTGCCGTCATTGCCCTTGCCGCCCGGCACGCTGGCCAGCGGGTCCGCGTCCTGCGAGCCCTCCGGCGGATAGGGGCCCGTCTCGTCCCCATCGCCCTTGAGCGGCAGGTCCAGGTCGGAGAAGAGGTCTCCCATGCCCGCGTCCTTGCGCTGCGGGGCGGTGGGCTGCTCGGCCTCGTCGTTCCAGGGCTGCTCCGGCTGACCGGGCTCGTCCTCCTCGAACCGGGACTCTGCGGCGGGCGCGTCGTCCCAGGGCGCCTGCTCCTGCGGCTCGGGCTCCGGGACGGGCTCCGGCGTGGACCGGGCGTGCCGGGGCTGCTCGGCCTCCTCGGGCGGATCCAGATCCCACGGCGCGCGGCCACCGTCGGAGGCGGCCGGAGCGGGCGCTTCCTCCCAGGGCGGGTCCGCCTGGGGGGCGGGCTCGGGTTGCGCCCGGGACGCGGCCCCGCCCCGGTTCCCACGGGCCTGCGTCGTCACGGGCTCCGAGGACAGGATGGGCGCGGGGGTGGGCGCCACGGGCGCGGGCGCCGGAGGCGGGGCGAAGACGCCCGCGAGCTCCGGGACATCCGAGCCCCGCTTCCAATCCGCCATGCCCTGCTGCCAGAAGAAGCTGCGCGGGGAGACGGCGCCGCTGGCGACGAGCGCGCTCAGCCCCGCCTCGTCCAGCGGGCCCTCCTGCTTGCTCTTCACCATCACGAACCACTGCACGCCCGACGAGCGGCCGGGCGCGGCGCGGGTGGGCTCCTCCTCCCCCCAGGGCCCTTCGGAGGCGGCGGGGGCCGCGGCCTGGGAGGCCGCCAGGGAGCGCTCTTGCTCCCGGAGCCGCTCCACGTCCGCGAGCGACACCACGCGGGTGCTCTCCTCCATCTCCTGGGGAGGCCCCTGGACGGAGATGACGTTCTGGCAGTTCTTGCAACGGACCTTGACGGTCTTCCCACGGACCTTTTCATCCGCGATGGAGTACCGCCGCTGACACTTGTCACATGAGAAGTTCAAGGGGACGATCGATAGCGCGTGAGAAACACGGCCCGGAATCTACCCCTATACGCTTCGTGCGCAAAACGTCCCGTTGACTCCTAGTCACGAGCCAACTATGCACCCGCGCCTCAGTTAGGATTCAGCTTTCCCTCGTCTCCCCCGAAAGGTGGCGCGATGCCGGCGAAGGACCTCGGGAACAAGTACGTCTGCTTCAAGTGCAGCACGAAGTTCTACGACATGAAGAAGCCGGATCCCCTCTGCCCCAAGTGCGGAGCGGATCAGCGCGAGAGCCCGGCCCTCAAGCCGGCCACGGAAGGGCGCCGGGGCCGCTTGGCCTCCACCCCGAAGGTCATCGAGCCCATTGAGCCCGAGGAGCCGGAGGCCGCCGAGTCCGAGGAGGAGGAGGACCTGGACTCCTTCGACGAGGAGCCCGTCGAGTCCGAACAGGAAGAGGAGATTTAGGCACCGGCAGTACCGGGTGGGTCGTTTTACACCCAGCCGAAGGGGCCTCCGCTCATGGGCGCGAGGTCCCTTCTCCTTTGCGGGCCCTTCAGTTCCCGGCGACGAGCTTCATCTCGACTTCCAGCGCGGCCACGGCCTGGCGGATCTGCTCGTAGAGCATGGGCCCCATGGTCTGCATCCCCACGGGGCGCACGGTGGGCTTCGGGCCGGTCAGACGGACGTCAGCCACCCCATGGACTCGCTTCTTGGTGTGCATCGGCAGTCACCTCCTGTCTGACGTTGCAAACCCGGACATAAGCAATTTTGTCGCCACGCCCGCTCTTTTTTTGCCTTCTTCACATTTCAGCCACTTGCGCGGCCCGCGGGCACGGCCTGGAGCCAGCAGTGGGACGAATGTGTCCCAGAAGGTCTCTTTTTCGTCATTTGTGACCCAGGCGGGCTCAGTGCAGCGCGCTCACGGGCCAGGACTGGTCGGCCTGCTGCGTCTGGCCCCCCTCGATGGAGAAGGAGCGCGTGGCGTCGGGCAGCCGGGGGTGCCAGAAGAGCACCGTGTGGGTGCCCTCGGGCACCTCCAGGCGGAAGCGGCCCTTCTCGTCCGTCGTCGTGAAGTAGGGATGGTCGAACGTGCGAACCACGGCCCGCATCCACGGGTGGACGTCGCACTTCACCTGCAGCGTCCCGGGGGTGGCCGGCAAGGGCCTGCGCAAGCTGGTGCCCTCCAGCGGCATGGCCACATTGAAGAGCGGCTGGGAGCCCGCGACCGCGCGCACATTGTGCATCACCGGGTCCGAGTTGCGCACCTCCAGGGTAGCGCCCACCCGCGCGGCGAGGATGGGGGGCTCGTAGGCGCACTTGCGCTGGTCCAGCACCGGGACCGGCGGCGTGAGCCCCTCCGCGGGCAGCGAGGCGCCCTCCACGAGCGCCACCACCACATGGGCCAGGGCGCCCTCTTCGCCCACGGAGAGCGAACGGTCGGGCACCGTGTCCCCGCATACGGAGGCCACCGAGGCGGTGGTCTCCCGCATCTCCACCGGAGGCGGCGTGCCGAGCAGCCGGACCTGGCCGGTGAGGAGGCCGCGTCCGGCCGGGGAGGCGGCCGCT is a genomic window of Stigmatella erecta containing:
- a CDS encoding cupredoxin domain-containing protein, whose amino-acid sequence is MPPASPPAKAGAAASPAGRGLLTGQVRLLGTPPPVEMRETTASVASVCGDTVPDRSLSVGEEGALAHVVVALVEGASLPAEGLTPPVPVLDQRKCAYEPPILAARVGATLEVRNSDPVMHNVRAVAGSQPLFNVAMPLEGTSLRRPLPATPGTLQVKCDVHPWMRAVVRTFDHPYFTTTDEKGRFRLEVPEGTHTVLFWHPRLPDATRSFSIEGGQTQQADQSWPVSALH
- a CDS encoding AgmX/PglI C-terminal domain-containing protein, giving the protein MNFSCDKCQRRYSIADEKVRGKTVKVRCKNCQNVISVQGPPQEMEESTRVVSLADVERLREQERSLAASQAAAPAASEGPWGEEEPTRAAPGRSSGVQWFVMVKSKQEGPLDEAGLSALVASGAVSPRSFFWQQGMADWKRGSDVPELAGVFAPPPAPAPVAPTPAPILSSEPVTTQARGNRGGAASRAQPEPAPQADPPWEEAPAPAASDGGRAPWDLDPPEEAEQPRHARSTPEPVPEPEPQEQAPWDDAPAAESRFEEDEPGQPEQPWNDEAEQPTAPQRKDAGMGDLFSDLDLPLKGDGDETGPYPPEGSQDADPLASVPGGKGNDGKPVEDTRHFMVQSGVTRRNPIWKVALFILVPVALVVGGVFAADRLNFVPKVKVVNAKGETVEKSLFFSGEGVSELRDRLMGRKSQSAPVPPAEKKPQGAQKPEGGPPPPANPETGKATGGLEAIYADSEKEDEGPAVREDAAAKGAAGKGGPPQEEVKRVVESSQGAIQGCVERELRKNPSFRGGKVLLTATVGTSGTVKKASLDRKELDKSPVGDCIKKSAKRMVFPPFEAGEDVDLEIPLVLSSGAL
- a CDS encoding ComEC/Rec2 family competence protein, encoding MVLPPRLCLLFILLLASVGLAAPAPAPPGKPLTVHFFDVGQGDAALVISPTGKTVLIDGGPPEAGPRLVERLRQLVHAPLDLVILTHPHLDHLGSMRDAIQAVGARRFMDPAFDHPSAAYRDLLEFVGKEVGQVMTASPNPKAPSTFLTIGLGEGVQLTLYWPRHPLEPFLKDTRSDANSNSIVARLSYGKTSFLFTGDAEPDTEQALLQKNLPLASTVLKVAHHGGRHSSTAPFLAAVSPQAAVISCGANNEYGHPNPEALERLAGVGARIFRTDLQGDIQALSDGTTVTFQTGRPAAPARPAPSPERPAATAAPEAPRYISLKGSQVFHREDCATLRRAKTKERKIYTRRADALRERRAAEDCHP
- the deoC gene encoding deoxyribose-phosphate aldolase, with the protein product MNEVPLTPPGAPSDGGRPSLPGEGPGPSVKVATARVSPEALRTGADLAPYIDHTLLKPEASREDLLKVAEEARQHGFATVCVNSSNVALVARVLEGSKTVPIAVVGFPLGAALSSAKAFEAREAIRAGAREIDMVINLGALKSRDYAQVHEDIAQVVGASRPYPVKVILETSQLTREEKIIGCVLAKAAGAAFVKTSTGFSSGGATVEDVALMREVVGDDVGVKASGGVRSAEDAMKMIQAGANRLGASASVAIVSGQKSTAKY
- a CDS encoding ComEC/Rec2 family competence protein — protein: MNARLLPLLALLLATACQEPPAPPAPPPAPPPPAAKRYFAKPADGKLHVYFLDVGAGDAALIVSPEGHTVLIDTGPAASLNYLVNRLPELLATRLDLAILTHPAPDHYGALEAVQKVADMRRLLEPQLPGTAPEYDALLTALGTRGVEIFSPAPNPSHPNEPMRLPLGGGAELTVLWPRAPTEPLLAVEGAGHAANSIVLRLTYGETSVLFMGDARAETEALLLKRQEPLRAMLLKVGAHGAALATSAEFLQEVHPQAAILSLGTQGPPDLPAPDTLARLEAAKATVFRTDRDGEIHAVSDGKQFVLTPQRLPPGKSTLAEHVFVPEEEEAPLAVPLVAPSKPEPVKAPPVPAKTVSGKTREGEDLSRFGQVVDIDQLPKAERTSRQPAKPKATAATERYVASRKSDVFHVPECRNAKRISPENLITFRTREEAAKERRPARDCNP
- a CDS encoding TraR/DksA family transcriptional regulator, which produces MRTLLLALHAELTGKVPLKIEPNRTDDARIGGDEDEQPLNEMMQAIASSRNRNTDGMLARVVKALGKLRNDPDSFGECEECGDELPYGRLKAVPYVEFCVDCQGNKDKPKGGPTRRKLTDYT
- a CDS encoding FYDLN acid domain-containing protein is translated as MPAKDLGNKYVCFKCSTKFYDMKKPDPLCPKCGADQRESPALKPATEGRRGRLASTPKVIEPIEPEEPEAAESEEEEDLDSFDEEPVESEQEEEI
- a CDS encoding DUF3006 domain-containing protein — translated: MSHATVDRFEEDLAVLIVDGREVTRPRAGLAAGVREGDVIDLATGQVDAKATEALREEVRQARQRASRSSPPPGDFDL